One Saccharopolyspora erythraea NRRL 2338 genomic region harbors:
- a CDS encoding acyltransferase family protein: protein MGDARVVHARPELFASPNHGFAWIRMIGALVVIYGHSSPLVGTGELFPPEWPVQPDEGVLMGFFAMSGFQITESWIRDPHPARFAAKRVLRLWPPMLTVTLGMALVVGPMVTTLPVGEYFSAHGTWGYIVNNAGMLTLKHELPGVFTGNPWPDAVNGSLWTLPMELLAYGGLYTLLLLGAGKQRYRWLSVVALVGLVAWDRHLEDTPGAESAGSLLSVPIESLVAFLVAFALGVVLNLYRVPLSPVAAAAGLGVLVLMPNNQVGSFLMTFAVSYAVIVTGHFWPSRLEVPGVWVNGSYGVYVWGFPIQQLLAMAGIANQYLMLVCAAPLAYVMGTLSWKYVEDPTMRLRHYITPAQPEPSRKPSPSLEDEEHGEADDEPDDDAFDDLADDLDGAEERNGADRRDRPAPPDRLDDREPRRAAFPESGRAAFPETEVTSLPAAEDATRRRMPPRDPSAPAHRRAADPGEPSHGSPSPWTPPTRRAPDPAAAPSRPHQRPRPPASPGFPEASPSSPNGRSSRHATPPAAAQSGQPAPSAPYGPSGPDSPASPRSAPPRPAGPAPRPGAVPGTWPVRPDAPRPDAPPSGGAAPPVPPRRPRPPRAVAPPSSNGHRPPAPDEDSVLARRLSGAVEPPSGPRPAPPARGQGGRHARPDQRQSEEETRPAMRSFPGEVDGT, encoded by the coding sequence GTGGGTGACGCCAGAGTCGTCCACGCCCGCCCCGAGTTGTTCGCATCGCCCAACCACGGATTCGCGTGGATCCGCATGATCGGCGCGCTCGTGGTCATCTACGGGCACAGCTCTCCGCTGGTCGGCACGGGTGAGCTGTTCCCGCCGGAATGGCCGGTGCAGCCCGACGAGGGCGTGCTCATGGGGTTCTTCGCCATGAGCGGTTTCCAGATCACCGAGAGCTGGATCCGCGACCCGCATCCGGCGCGCTTCGCCGCCAAGCGCGTCCTGCGGCTGTGGCCGCCGATGCTCACCGTGACGCTCGGCATGGCGCTGGTCGTCGGCCCGATGGTCACAACGCTGCCCGTCGGCGAGTACTTCAGCGCGCACGGCACGTGGGGCTACATCGTCAACAACGCGGGCATGCTCACGCTCAAGCACGAGCTGCCGGGGGTCTTCACCGGCAACCCGTGGCCGGACGCGGTCAACGGTTCGCTGTGGACGCTGCCGATGGAGCTGCTCGCCTACGGCGGCCTCTACACCCTGCTGCTGCTCGGCGCGGGCAAGCAGCGCTACCGCTGGCTCTCGGTGGTCGCGCTGGTCGGTCTGGTGGCCTGGGACAGGCACTTGGAGGACACCCCGGGCGCGGAGTCGGCGGGCTCGCTGCTGAGCGTGCCGATCGAGTCGCTGGTGGCGTTCCTGGTGGCGTTCGCGCTGGGAGTCGTGCTCAACCTCTACCGCGTCCCGCTCTCGCCCGTCGCGGCTGCCGCGGGACTCGGCGTGCTGGTGCTGATGCCGAACAACCAGGTCGGCTCGTTCCTGATGACCTTCGCCGTCAGCTACGCGGTCATCGTGACCGGCCACTTCTGGCCTTCGCGGCTGGAGGTGCCGGGGGTGTGGGTCAACGGCAGCTACGGCGTCTACGTCTGGGGCTTCCCGATCCAGCAGCTGCTGGCGATGGCGGGCATCGCCAACCAGTACCTGATGCTGGTCTGCGCCGCGCCGCTGGCGTACGTGATGGGCACGCTGTCGTGGAAGTACGTCGAGGACCCCACGATGCGGCTGCGGCACTACATCACCCCGGCGCAGCCGGAGCCGTCGCGCAAGCCGTCGCCGTCGCTGGAGGACGAGGAGCACGGCGAGGCCGACGACGAACCGGACGACGACGCCTTCGACGATCTTGCCGACGACCTCGATGGTGCTGAGGAGCGGAACGGCGCCGACCGCCGTGATCGCCCAGCGCCGCCCGACCGCCTCGACGACCGGGAACCCCGGCGCGCAGCTTTCCCCGAATCCGGGCGCGCAGCTTTCCCCGAGACGGAGGTGACATCCCTTCCCGCCGCCGAGGACGCCACTCGACGCCGAATGCCGCCCCGCGACCCGTCGGCGCCGGCGCACCGACGCGCCGCCGATCCCGGGGAGCCTTCCCACGGCTCTCCGTCACCGTGGACACCGCCGACCCGGCGGGCCCCGGACCCGGCCGCAGCCCCGTCTCGCCCGCACCAGCGGCCCCGGCCGCCCGCGTCCCCCGGCTTCCCCGAGGCTTCGCCGTCATCCCCCAACGGCCGCTCATCCCGCCACGCCACACCCCCCGCGGCCGCACAGTCCGGACAGCCGGCTCCCTCCGCTCCCTACGGCCCGTCCGGGCCGGACTCGCCGGCTTCGCCGCGCTCCGCCCCGCCCCGGCCCGCCGGGCCCGCTCCGCGGCCCGGCGCGGTGCCGGGCACGTGGCCCGTGCGCCCGGACGCTCCGCGCCCGGACGCTCCGCCGTCGGGCGGCGCGGCACCTCCGGTGCCACCGCGCCGCCCGCGCCCGCCGCGCGCCGTTGCGCCGCCGAGCTCCAACGGCCACCGTCCGCCGGCTCCGGACGAGGACTCCGTCCTCGCCCGCCGGCTCTCCGGCGCGGTCGAGCCGCCGTCGGGGCCGCGCCCCGCGCCTCCGGCGCGCGGGCAGGGCGGTCGGCACGCCCGACCGGACCAGCGGCAGTCCGAGGAGGAGACCCGTCCCGCGATGCGGTCGTTTCCCGGAGAGGTGGACGGCACGTGA
- a CDS encoding glycosyltransferase: MIDNSGSGDDRLIDWTGERCVPWADDVQVIYEHYHRYAIAARFVKGKRVLDLACGEGYGAALLAAEGAEVVGVDIDETTVEHARRTYGGRDVSFRTGSITDPDLLADEKPFDVVVCFEAIEHVAEHDAVLALVRNRLVRGGLFLVSTPDTAVYQHEHGNDNPFHVKELTAPEFESLLEGAFRHVALLKQNVAVGSVMTPADPGDPDTAIDGVRLQTLRQGEDRWTVEPGLPHTYLVGIASDRQLPKLPGSAVLLDAGLTLAHGAGGAVVEQRDTAVADVAKLNRLYQRSRVEAEELKATITKLESLRRQEEQRAETAERERAELRVVVDTKLSAAEQAAERDAARIEWLQDSLARLEGRVAEAEQRAAELTATNAELAAQNSALVQRAVGKYRQVVERVAPRGTTRRDVYEIALGRKPGVPQVTETAETSPLPVPCSDRPVVSVIVPVHGKWPYTRQCLRFLAGHLVSVPFEVIVVDDASPDDSAAKLAACEGVRLVRAERNLGFIGACNLGAEHARGEHLFFLNNDAEVTESWLDILVETMESDERIGLVGAKLVYPDGRLQECGGIVWADGNGWNYGRNGDAGAAEFNDVRDVDYCSGAAILVRAELFRGVGGFDTRYAPAYYEDTDLAFAVRARGYRTVVQPKAVVVHHEGVSNGTDISTGVKKHQELNRRAFVEKWADTLAAEHLPEASPRNLWLARHRGTRGHHGPIVLVKDHQVPRPDFDSGSVRIRRIMQQLVELGCRVVFFPGNHARLEPYTTDLQQLGVTVLPAPELQQAFLAEAGSEISMALLSRPQVAWSLVEELRTSAPQCVIAYDTVDVHFLRLERQAALAESQGEAEAGQALRRKAFASRQMELGLTRSCDVTLVVSEAERELLTELVPDADVRVLSNVHEIDWQAADPAGRRDVLFVGSFDHPPNSDAVRWAAQEIMPLVREKCPDAVLHVVGSNPTGEVRELAGRGVEVHGWVPDLAPLYRRSRVTLAPLRFGAGVKGKVGESLGEGVPVVGTTVATEGMHLVDGRDVLVADDARGFADAVVRLLIDDEAWQRLSEAGKVAVAAQFGPAVSLGTLRELLSKVTDEVA; this comes from the coding sequence ATGATCGACAACAGCGGCAGCGGTGACGACCGGCTCATCGACTGGACCGGCGAGCGCTGCGTCCCGTGGGCGGACGACGTCCAGGTGATCTACGAGCACTACCACCGCTACGCGATCGCCGCGCGCTTCGTGAAGGGCAAGCGCGTCCTCGACCTGGCCTGCGGCGAGGGCTACGGCGCGGCGCTGCTGGCCGCCGAGGGCGCAGAGGTCGTCGGCGTCGACATCGACGAGACCACCGTCGAGCACGCCCGGCGCACCTACGGCGGCCGCGACGTCAGCTTCCGCACCGGTTCCATCACCGACCCCGACCTGCTGGCCGACGAGAAGCCGTTCGACGTGGTCGTCTGCTTCGAGGCCATCGAGCACGTCGCCGAGCACGACGCGGTGCTGGCGCTGGTGCGCAACCGGCTCGTGCGCGGCGGGCTTTTCCTGGTCAGCACCCCGGACACCGCCGTCTACCAGCACGAGCACGGCAACGACAACCCGTTCCACGTCAAGGAGCTCACCGCGCCGGAGTTCGAGTCCCTGCTGGAGGGCGCGTTCCGGCACGTCGCGCTGCTCAAGCAGAACGTCGCGGTCGGCTCGGTCATGACGCCCGCCGACCCGGGCGACCCGGACACCGCCATCGACGGCGTCCGGCTCCAGACGCTGCGCCAGGGCGAGGACCGCTGGACCGTCGAGCCGGGCCTGCCGCACACCTACCTGGTCGGCATCGCCTCCGACCGCCAGCTGCCGAAGCTGCCCGGCTCGGCCGTACTGCTCGACGCCGGCCTGACCCTCGCCCACGGGGCCGGCGGCGCGGTCGTCGAGCAGCGCGACACCGCCGTCGCCGACGTCGCCAAGCTCAACCGGCTCTACCAGCGCAGCCGCGTCGAGGCCGAGGAGCTGAAGGCGACGATCACCAAGCTCGAGTCGCTGCGGCGGCAGGAGGAGCAGCGCGCCGAGACCGCCGAGCGCGAGCGTGCGGAGCTGCGCGTCGTCGTCGACACCAAGCTTTCCGCCGCCGAGCAGGCCGCCGAACGCGACGCCGCCCGCATCGAGTGGCTGCAGGACAGCCTCGCCCGCCTCGAAGGCCGCGTCGCCGAAGCCGAGCAGCGCGCCGCCGAGCTCACCGCCACCAACGCCGAGCTCGCCGCCCAGAACTCCGCGCTCGTGCAGCGCGCGGTCGGCAAGTACCGGCAGGTCGTCGAGCGGGTCGCCCCGCGGGGCACGACCCGCCGCGACGTCTACGAGATCGCGCTCGGCCGCAAACCCGGCGTGCCGCAGGTGACCGAGACGGCCGAAACCAGTCCGCTGCCGGTGCCGTGCAGCGACCGCCCGGTCGTCAGCGTGATCGTCCCGGTGCACGGAAAGTGGCCCTACACCCGGCAGTGCCTGCGGTTCCTGGCCGGGCACCTGGTGTCGGTGCCATTCGAGGTGATCGTCGTCGACGACGCCTCCCCGGACGACAGCGCCGCCAAGCTCGCCGCCTGCGAGGGCGTCCGCCTGGTGCGCGCCGAGCGCAACCTCGGCTTCATCGGCGCCTGCAACCTCGGCGCCGAGCACGCCCGCGGCGAGCACCTGTTCTTCCTGAACAACGATGCCGAGGTCACCGAGTCCTGGCTGGACATCCTGGTCGAGACGATGGAGTCCGACGAGCGCATCGGCCTGGTCGGTGCCAAGCTCGTCTACCCGGACGGCCGGTTGCAGGAGTGCGGCGGCATCGTCTGGGCCGACGGAAACGGCTGGAACTACGGCCGCAACGGCGACGCCGGCGCCGCGGAGTTCAACGACGTGCGCGACGTCGACTACTGCTCGGGCGCGGCGATCCTGGTGCGCGCCGAGCTGTTCCGCGGCGTCGGCGGCTTCGACACCCGCTACGCGCCCGCCTACTACGAGGACACCGACCTCGCCTTCGCCGTCCGCGCGCGGGGCTACCGCACCGTGGTGCAGCCGAAGGCCGTGGTCGTGCACCACGAAGGCGTGTCCAACGGCACCGACATCAGCACCGGCGTGAAGAAGCACCAGGAGCTCAACCGCCGGGCCTTCGTCGAGAAGTGGGCGGACACGCTGGCCGCCGAGCACCTGCCGGAAGCCTCCCCGCGCAACCTGTGGCTGGCCCGCCACCGCGGCACCCGCGGCCACCACGGCCCGATCGTGCTGGTCAAGGACCACCAGGTGCCGCGACCGGACTTCGACTCCGGCTCGGTGCGCATCCGCCGCATCATGCAGCAGCTCGTCGAACTCGGCTGCCGCGTGGTGTTCTTCCCCGGCAACCACGCCCGCCTGGAGCCCTACACCACCGACCTGCAGCAGCTCGGAGTCACCGTCCTGCCCGCACCGGAGCTCCAGCAGGCGTTCCTGGCCGAGGCGGGCTCGGAGATCTCGATGGCGCTGCTCTCGCGCCCGCAGGTGGCGTGGAGCCTGGTCGAGGAGCTGCGCACCAGCGCGCCGCAGTGCGTCATCGCCTACGACACCGTGGACGTGCACTTCCTGAGGCTCGAGCGGCAGGCGGCGCTGGCCGAGTCGCAGGGCGAGGCCGAGGCCGGGCAGGCTCTGCGCCGCAAGGCGTTCGCGTCGCGCCAGATGGAGCTGGGCCTGACCCGGTCCTGCGACGTCACGCTGGTGGTCTCGGAGGCCGAGCGCGAGCTGCTGACCGAGCTGGTGCCCGACGCCGACGTGCGGGTGCTGTCCAACGTCCACGAGATCGACTGGCAGGCGGCCGACCCGGCGGGACGGCGAGACGTGCTGTTCGTCGGCAGCTTCGACCACCCGCCGAACAGCGACGCGGTGCGCTGGGCGGCGCAGGAGATCATGCCGCTGGTGCGGGAGAAGTGCCCGGACGCGGTGCTGCACGTCGTCGGCAGCAACCCCACCGGCGAGGTCCGGGAGCTGGCCGGCCGCGGTGTCGAGGTGCACGGCTGGGTGCCCGATCTCGCGCCGCTGTACCGGCGCAGCCGCGTCACGCTGGCACCGCTGCGCTTCGGCGCGGGCGTCAAGGGCAAGGTCGGCGAAAGCCTCGGCGAGGGCGTCCCGGTGGTCGGCACGACGGTCGCGACGGAGGGCATGCACCTGGTCGACGGCCGCGACGTGCTCGTCGCCGACGACGCCCGCGGCTTCGCCGACGCCGTCGTCCGGCTGCTCATCGACGACGAGGCGTGGCAGCGGCTTTCGGAAGCCGGCAAGGTCGCCGTCGCCGCGCAGTTCGGACCGGCGGTGTCGCTGGGCACGCTGCGCGAGCTCCTGAGCAAGGTCACCGACGAGGTCGCCTGA